The following coding sequences are from one Desulfosporosinus orientis DSM 765 window:
- a CDS encoding DUF438 domain-containing protein: MSEPIIDLTQSLYDLTENYPELIPILKEMGLEGAANPILRQTVGRKLTVSEGLQRHGISLEEAREKLSAKGFQVLSEEDPVKKRKDRREQLKGIIRDIHRQANPMELRERFKDLLSDVGASEIAQLEQELIQEGLPEMEIKSLCDVHAAVFEEGLNNQIVVEEQGGHPVHTFKKENRELEKIVNSLNQVFDYLSQGEKVPAEKDIAEWRRLHERLLGIEKHYSRKENILFAYLEKHGVTAPPKVMWAIHDDIRGLLKKVSNCLESRELNENELKKTIENIARPLLKMITDMIYKEENIMFPMCLETLSDEEWAEVAEQSEEIGYLVEPDKGWKPVVSGEGAAAQFRSAGSMPGVSEAEVSFETGVLTQKQLNLMLNNLPVDITFVDEQDTVRYFTLGKDRIFQRSKAIIGRKVQNCHPPDSVHIVEDILKDFRSGKKETASFWLHLGEKYVLIQYFALRDEKGSYAGTIEVSQDITEIQQIQGEKRIYS, translated from the coding sequence ATGAGTGAACCAATTATTGACTTAACGCAGTCTTTATATGATCTTACCGAGAATTATCCTGAACTTATCCCAATTCTTAAAGAAATGGGCTTAGAAGGGGCAGCCAATCCTATTTTGAGACAAACAGTGGGGCGCAAATTAACGGTGTCCGAAGGTCTTCAACGGCATGGCATCTCCTTAGAAGAAGCCAGAGAAAAATTGTCCGCTAAGGGATTTCAAGTGCTGAGTGAGGAAGATCCAGTAAAAAAACGTAAGGATCGCAGGGAACAACTTAAAGGAATTATTCGTGACATCCACCGTCAAGCTAATCCTATGGAGCTGCGAGAAAGATTCAAAGACCTGCTCAGTGATGTAGGGGCCTCAGAAATCGCTCAATTGGAACAAGAATTAATCCAAGAAGGGCTGCCAGAAATGGAGATTAAGTCTTTATGTGATGTCCATGCAGCGGTTTTCGAAGAAGGGCTGAATAATCAAATTGTAGTTGAGGAACAGGGCGGGCATCCCGTTCATACTTTCAAGAAGGAAAATAGGGAGCTCGAAAAAATCGTTAACTCCCTCAACCAGGTTTTTGATTATCTTAGCCAAGGGGAAAAGGTCCCCGCGGAAAAAGACATAGCAGAGTGGCGGCGGCTTCATGAACGTTTATTAGGAATTGAGAAACACTACAGTCGTAAAGAGAATATTCTGTTTGCCTACCTTGAAAAACATGGAGTTACAGCACCTCCGAAAGTAATGTGGGCAATCCACGATGATATCCGGGGGCTTTTAAAAAAGGTATCAAACTGTCTGGAAAGTCGTGAACTTAACGAAAATGAATTGAAAAAGACCATTGAAAATATTGCCCGTCCTTTATTAAAAATGATCACAGATATGATATACAAAGAAGAAAATATTATGTTCCCAATGTGTCTTGAGACTCTTTCCGACGAAGAATGGGCCGAGGTAGCCGAGCAAAGTGAGGAGATTGGCTATTTAGTAGAGCCTGATAAAGGCTGGAAGCCAGTTGTTTCTGGGGAAGGAGCGGCAGCACAGTTCCGCTCAGCCGGCAGTATGCCCGGAGTTTCAGAAGCAGAGGTGTCTTTTGAGACAGGAGTTCTTACCCAAAAGCAATTAAACCTAATGCTCAATAATCTGCCTGTTGATATTACCTTTGTTGATGAACAGGATACTGTCAGGTATTTTACGTTGGGTAAAGATAGAATCTTTCAGCGCAGCAAAGCAATTATTGGACGAAAGGTTCAAAACTGCCATCCACCGGATAGCGTTCATATCGTGGAAGATATTTTGAAAGATTTCCGCAGCGGTAAGAAAGAAACTGCCAGCTTTTGGCTGCACCTAGGAGAGAAATATGTCCTGATTCAATATTTCGCCTTGCGTGATGAAAAAGGCAGCTACGCCGGAACCATAGAAGTATCCCAGGATATTACAGAAATCCAACAGATTCAGGGTGAAAAAAGGATTTATAGTTAA
- the cybH gene encoding Ni/Fe-hydrogenase, b-type cytochrome subunit, whose translation MYNLHQPVYVWQLPVRLFHWINALAITVLFITGMYIGKPLFITSGEAVQNFVIGKMRHWHGVFAYIFITNMLFRLYWYWAGNEYSKFRFWKREFWGDLVATLKYYLFMTREHTIRVGHNALAQLSYFIFIWLAGLFMILTGLAMRGGSNPNGIIQALFGWVVLDLGGEYQVRNLHHLVAWGYAIFLLSHLYMVLRQDLLDDDGTVSGIINGYKYLIAKDPSDEKK comes from the coding sequence GTGTATAATCTTCACCAACCGGTTTACGTCTGGCAATTACCGGTCCGTTTATTTCATTGGATTAATGCTTTAGCCATTACAGTTTTATTTATTACCGGTATGTATATCGGCAAGCCTTTGTTTATCACCTCTGGTGAGGCTGTGCAAAATTTTGTTATTGGCAAAATGCGTCATTGGCATGGAGTATTTGCCTATATTTTTATAACGAATATGCTATTTAGGCTGTATTGGTATTGGGCTGGAAATGAGTACTCAAAATTTCGTTTTTGGAAGAGAGAGTTTTGGGGAGATTTGGTAGCTACTCTAAAGTACTATTTATTTATGACCCGGGAGCACACGATTAGAGTGGGGCATAATGCCCTTGCTCAGCTAAGCTATTTCATCTTTATCTGGCTGGCAGGGCTGTTTATGATTCTTACGGGCTTAGCTATGCGTGGTGGGAGTAATCCCAACGGAATTATCCAAGCTCTCTTTGGCTGGGTTGTTCTTGACTTGGGGGGCGAGTATCAAGTCCGTAATCTTCACCACTTAGTTGCTTGGGGTTATGCCATTTTCTTATTAAGCCATCTTTATATGGTTTTACGTCAAGATCTCTTAGATGATGATGGAACCGTATCGGGAATCATTAATGGCTATAAGTATTTGATTGCAAAGGATCCCTCGGATGAGAAAAAGTAA
- the cls gene encoding cardiolipin synthase yields MKNLLRFFSSRVVLVGTPLLIQVFFMIVVILKFSSYFVYVYTILTLLSGAALLKILTGKSNPAYKIAWIIPIMLFPIFGGLFYLLFGGNNSSKRMKRKMHDIEERMTRLLGQNEAVIEEIQSLDRSAANQSRYIEKYSFCPVYNNTTSEYLSPGECMFERLLQELDKAERYIFLEYFIIEEGVMWDAVLNILVKKVQQGVDVRVIYDDIGCLLTLPYGYDKLLESMGIKCSAFNRFVPILSGRINNRDHRKIAVIDGGTAFTGGINLADEYINTYQKHGHWKDSAILIKGEAVWSFTVMFLSLWSYQRKTEEDFEHFRPLRKQTETFVTDGYVQPFNDSPINDELIGETVYLNLINRAERYIYINTPYLILDYEMIIALCAAAKRSVDVRIITPHIPDKWFVHSVTRSNYPLLVENGVKIYEYIPGFNHAKSLAVDDEMGVVGTINLDYRSLFLHFECGVWLYQTQSILEVKKDFLKTLDQCQLITLEYCRSIRWYKSLGRIFLRIFAPLM; encoded by the coding sequence ATGAAGAATTTATTGAGGTTTTTTTCTAGCAGAGTAGTATTAGTGGGGACACCGCTCCTTATTCAAGTTTTTTTTATGATTGTGGTCATTTTGAAATTTAGCAGCTATTTTGTTTATGTATATACTATTTTAACTTTACTTAGTGGGGCAGCATTGTTGAAAATATTGACAGGCAAAAGCAATCCGGCTTATAAAATTGCTTGGATTATTCCCATTATGCTTTTTCCTATTTTTGGGGGACTATTCTATTTGCTTTTTGGCGGCAACAACTCAAGTAAACGAATGAAACGAAAGATGCATGACATAGAAGAAAGAATGACTAGGCTGCTCGGGCAAAACGAAGCAGTTATTGAAGAGATTCAATCCTTGGATCGGAGTGCAGCCAATCAATCTCGTTATATTGAGAAGTATTCCTTTTGTCCGGTTTACAACAATACCACCTCAGAATATTTATCCCCGGGGGAATGTATGTTTGAACGCCTTCTTCAAGAACTGGACAAGGCAGAGCGGTATATTTTTCTGGAATATTTCATCATCGAAGAAGGGGTTATGTGGGATGCAGTCCTTAACATACTTGTAAAAAAAGTTCAGCAAGGAGTTGATGTCCGGGTCATCTATGATGATATTGGCTGTCTGCTCACCTTGCCGTATGGTTATGACAAACTCCTTGAAAGCATGGGAATTAAGTGCAGTGCCTTTAATCGATTCGTCCCGATTTTATCGGGACGAATCAATAATCGCGATCACCGCAAAATTGCTGTGATTGATGGCGGCACGGCTTTCACAGGAGGGATAAATCTTGCCGATGAGTATATTAATACTTATCAAAAGCACGGGCATTGGAAAGACTCTGCGATCCTAATTAAAGGGGAAGCGGTTTGGAGTTTTACCGTAATGTTTCTGTCTCTTTGGAGTTATCAAAGGAAAACAGAAGAGGATTTTGAACACTTTAGACCATTGAGGAAGCAAACAGAAACTTTTGTTACCGATGGATATGTTCAGCCTTTCAATGACAGTCCAATCAATGATGAATTGATCGGAGAAACCGTCTACCTAAATCTAATCAATCGAGCTGAACGTTATATCTATATTAATACGCCCTACCTCATTCTTGACTATGAAATGATTATTGCTCTTTGTGCTGCGGCAAAGCGGAGTGTTGATGTTCGCATAATAACGCCTCACATTCCTGATAAATGGTTTGTTCATTCGGTGACACGTTCAAATTATCCCTTGCTTGTAGAAAATGGTGTAAAAATTTATGAATATATTCCAGGCTTTAACCATGCTAAATCCTTGGCAGTCGATGATGAGATGGGTGTTGTAGGTACCATAAATCTTGATTACCGCAGTCTTTTCCTCCATTTTGAATGCGGTGTCTGGCTTTATCAAACTCAAAGTATTTTAGAAGTAAAGAAAGACTTTCTAAAGACGTTGGATCAATGCCAATTGATTACCTTGGAGTACTGTCGTTCTATTCGGTGGTACAAAAGTTTAGGACGTATTTTTTTACGTATTTTTGCTCCCCTAATGTAA
- a CDS encoding ABC transporter ATP-binding protein — METIAKIEIEKLVFPHQDKPVLKNIDFEIQRGDFIVITGMVASGKSILLHTITGAIPHYHKAELTGKVTIMGQDIKEMRLNRMSDYVGYMMQEPNNQVIGLDVYEDVAFGLGNLGIPFAQIDETIKNTLDFVGLKGFESRQTTSLSGGEAQRVVLAGVLALNAPILILDQPTAELDPQGREELYKRLGQLNKTQNLTIVMVMDRIQEALRYANRVFYIEDGEITIQYSPEEYYKAQVQFQKARLNANIPFNSNNSLPKESVAEVTDVSYQYRNDLIGCEDINLKVYRGDFLSIVGLNGSGKSTLAKLLIGLLKPSKGEIKVFNQPLNKDNITEIRKRIGFLFQNPDYQIFAGTLEEEVGFSLKLRGEQHEVIEQKVNECLSFVGLLAYKTMHPQRLSRGQRQLLALASVLVSDPEFIIADEPTSGLDENQGYVIMDKLLSLAQKRTTILLITHDLTLAEHYSSRLAAMYNHRLYMEIPSRDLPQYLDRLKAIGLNFSNMGDYDETF, encoded by the coding sequence ATGGAAACAATTGCAAAGATTGAAATTGAAAAACTCGTGTTTCCGCATCAAGACAAGCCCGTCCTTAAAAATATAGACTTTGAAATTCAACGGGGAGATTTCATTGTTATAACCGGTATGGTAGCCTCAGGCAAATCAATTTTATTACATACCATCACAGGCGCAATCCCTCACTACCATAAAGCAGAGTTAACAGGTAAGGTCACAATTATGGGGCAAGATATTAAGGAAATGCGCCTCAATCGAATGTCTGATTATGTAGGTTACATGATGCAGGAACCTAACAATCAAGTGATTGGACTGGATGTCTATGAGGATGTGGCCTTCGGCCTCGGCAATTTGGGAATTCCCTTTGCGCAAATTGATGAAACGATCAAAAATACTCTGGATTTCGTAGGTTTAAAAGGCTTTGAGAGCAGACAGACGACGTCTCTTTCTGGAGGAGAAGCTCAACGGGTTGTTCTGGCAGGGGTTCTTGCCCTCAATGCTCCGATATTGATCCTAGATCAGCCTACAGCTGAACTCGACCCTCAAGGTCGAGAGGAGCTGTATAAGCGATTAGGTCAGTTGAATAAAACTCAGAATCTAACGATTGTTATGGTTATGGATCGAATCCAAGAAGCTCTTCGCTATGCCAACCGAGTTTTTTATATTGAAGACGGTGAAATTACTATACAGTATTCGCCGGAGGAATATTATAAGGCCCAAGTACAATTTCAGAAGGCAAGGTTAAACGCCAACATTCCCTTCAATTCCAATAACAGTTTGCCAAAGGAAAGTGTGGCGGAAGTTACAGATGTCTCTTATCAATACCGTAACGATCTGATAGGTTGTGAAGATATTAATTTAAAGGTTTATAGGGGGGATTTTTTATCCATCGTCGGTTTAAATGGTTCGGGTAAATCTACGTTGGCTAAATTGCTTATTGGTTTATTAAAACCTTCCAAGGGTGAGATTAAAGTTTTTAACCAGCCTCTAAACAAAGATAACATAACGGAAATTCGTAAACGAATAGGCTTTTTATTTCAAAATCCTGACTATCAGATCTTTGCAGGTACCTTGGAAGAAGAGGTTGGATTTTCACTGAAGTTAAGAGGTGAACAACATGAAGTAATTGAACAGAAAGTTAATGAGTGTCTTAGTTTTGTGGGGCTGTTGGCGTATAAGACCATGCACCCTCAGCGCTTGAGCCGGGGGCAGCGTCAGCTTTTGGCATTAGCTTCTGTCCTTGTCTCTGATCCTGAATTTATCATTGCTGATGAACCGACTTCGGGTCTTGACGAAAACCAAGGGTATGTCATTATGGATAAACTCTTGAGTTTAGCACAAAAGAGAACCACAATTCTTTTGATAACCCATGATTTGACCTTGGCTGAGCACTATTCCAGCCGGTTAGCGGCCATGTATAACCACCGACTTTATATGGAGATTCCCAGCAGAGACCTTCCTCAATATTTGGATAGGCTCAAAGCAATTGGCTTGAATTTCTCTAATATGGGGGATTATGATGAGACTTTCTAA
- a CDS encoding thiolase family protein has translation MSKVPQKLELTRKGYYKDAKISAYGERKPDYTTMGRKIDNVYVKQREVVCVEACRTPYGKSLGALVEYDAAQLGALAIKEVLHRTEGKVAPGDVDYVIMGQVVQAGSGQVPSRQATLLAGLPESVPSITVNKVCSSGVKTIDLGVQMIALGRAEIVIAGGQESMSNIPFALPDMRRGKKMGFLNADCEDLMVKDGLWDSIYNRHMAIHGSEVADEFGFSREEQDEWALHSQLAASEAMASGKLDDELFPVAVKRGKEVLEKDEGPRPNSTIEGLAKLGPVFNHLSSVTGKPGSVTAGNAPGTNDGGDVCLLMSRAKADELGLKPLFTIVDYAEVSQPTKDIATVPGLSIKKVLAQNNLALDDMKLIEINEAFAAVALVSARSILGMTKEQMYEKVNVNGGAIAYGHPIGATGARIVMTLAYELKRRGGGYGVCGICAGHAQGDAMLIRVDPD, from the coding sequence ATGTCTAAAGTTCCCCAAAAGCTTGAACTGACAAGAAAAGGCTATTACAAAGATGCCAAAATCAGCGCCTATGGAGAAAGAAAGCCTGATTATACCACTATGGGCAGAAAAATCGATAACGTCTATGTCAAGCAGCGAGAGGTTGTTTGCGTTGAAGCCTGCAGAACTCCCTATGGTAAATCGTTGGGTGCCTTAGTGGAGTATGATGCAGCCCAATTAGGCGCCTTGGCTATTAAAGAAGTTCTGCACAGAACGGAAGGTAAAGTCGCTCCAGGTGATGTGGACTATGTGATTATGGGCCAGGTAGTTCAGGCCGGCAGCGGTCAGGTTCCCAGCCGTCAGGCTACACTTTTGGCTGGGCTTCCTGAATCAGTGCCCTCGATCACAGTTAACAAGGTTTGTTCTTCAGGAGTCAAAACTATTGACTTAGGGGTTCAGATGATTGCTTTGGGAAGAGCGGAGATCGTGATCGCCGGCGGTCAGGAGAGCATGAGCAACATACCCTTTGCCCTTCCCGATATGCGGCGAGGGAAAAAGATGGGGTTTTTAAATGCTGACTGTGAGGACTTAATGGTGAAGGATGGACTTTGGGACAGTATTTATAACCGGCATATGGCCATTCACGGCTCTGAAGTAGCGGATGAATTTGGCTTTAGTCGTGAAGAGCAAGACGAATGGGCCCTGCATTCTCAGCTGGCTGCCTCAGAAGCTATGGCTTCCGGAAAACTAGATGATGAACTTTTCCCTGTTGCTGTCAAAAGGGGAAAAGAAGTTTTAGAAAAGGACGAAGGGCCGCGGCCTAATTCAACCATAGAAGGGCTTGCTAAGCTTGGTCCCGTTTTCAATCATTTGAGTTCTGTTACAGGTAAGCCGGGCAGTGTAACTGCCGGTAATGCGCCGGGCACCAATGACGGTGGCGATGTTTGCTTGCTTATGAGTCGAGCTAAAGCGGATGAATTGGGATTAAAACCTCTTTTCACCATTGTGGACTATGCAGAAGTTTCTCAGCCCACGAAAGACATTGCGACGGTTCCAGGGCTTTCGATTAAAAAAGTATTGGCGCAAAATAATTTGGCGTTAGATGACATGAAATTAATTGAGATCAATGAGGCTTTTGCGGCTGTGGCTCTGGTTAGTGCCCGCAGTATTCTCGGCATGACTAAGGAGCAGATGTATGAAAAGGTTAATGTTAACGGTGGAGCGATTGCTTATGGTCATCCCATCGGGGCTACGGGAGCCAGAATCGTTATGACTTTGGCTTATGAGCTTAAACGTCGTGGCGGAGGT
- a CDS encoding energy-coupling factor transporter transmembrane component T family protein, giving the protein MMRLSKLDPRTKLIWYILVIYFSLVSQTAVQLGIVLFVCIIVTFVLKGSLKQYKVMIMIMLLLGFQILIVQLIFCREGVLIYQWGVLKIYSAALPLAITGILKATIVFFASMQFFTSASPQEFTLMLIKFRIPYRFAMLVGLGVRFLPLLKAEYTSIIDSQRTRGLKMDSAWDNIKAIFPTFMPFLYRSVRRAAETALAMELRGYGRSKTRTFSSDLAIMPYDIALISVMIMVMVISIFSKIYPLI; this is encoded by the coding sequence ATGATGAGACTTTCTAAGCTTGATCCACGGACAAAGTTGATTTGGTATATTCTAGTGATTTATTTCTCTCTGGTCAGTCAGACCGCTGTTCAATTGGGTATAGTTTTATTTGTATGTATCATCGTCACCTTTGTTTTGAAGGGTTCATTAAAGCAGTATAAGGTCATGATTATGATTATGTTGCTTTTGGGATTTCAAATCCTGATTGTGCAGCTGATTTTCTGCCGGGAAGGGGTTCTAATCTACCAATGGGGAGTTCTTAAAATTTATAGTGCAGCTCTACCCCTAGCGATTACTGGCATATTGAAAGCAACGATTGTTTTTTTTGCAAGTATGCAGTTTTTCACCTCGGCTTCACCCCAAGAGTTTACGTTGATGCTTATAAAGTTCAGAATTCCTTACCGATTTGCCATGCTGGTGGGACTAGGGGTACGCTTTCTCCCGCTTTTGAAAGCAGAATATACATCCATCATCGACAGCCAGCGGACCAGGGGGCTTAAAATGGACAGCGCTTGGGATAATATCAAAGCTATTTTTCCGACTTTTATGCCTTTTCTATATCGCTCTGTTCGACGAGCAGCAGAAACAGCTCTAGCGATGGAGTTAAGAGGCTATGGACGCAGTAAGACCCGAACCTTTTCTTCGGATTTAGCGATAATGCCTTATGATATTGCTTTGATCTCGGTGATGATAATGGTAATGGTCATTAGTATATTTAGTAAGATTTATCCATTGATCTAA
- a CDS encoding sigma-54-dependent Fis family transcriptional regulator has protein sequence MLLQDGTNTRISYLNLGDRIAKAVRIFMDLKIAIIPVLDEEGGLLSVFSRSSLYRAILDGASHKDKIDPYLIKEVITVSDDIPDDQLAEFIKASPVGSVPVVNGEGKVVGLLCKANMVMTLFRHSELLNVQLKAILDSMHNGVIAVDSQGLVTHVNIGARRILGLKADTSLGQPFRNLLPNLDLTSSLSHGEVKIGLKYKHRNITMVVNITPLNIGGNIAGGIVIFQDLTDLEQAAKELETVKALNKTFDTVLNIIRDGIIVIDERGKTTLVNQAMADFLALHPQEVIGKHITDIMEKSRLHIVANTGVLETSDVLTIGGKPLIVSRLPIIREGKVVGAVGKAVFPQLAEVRELAEKIRLLENKVTFFQEELQKNKTAQDVLKGIIAESPEMKKIKDEIAIVASSSSTVLITGESGTGKEGVAHAVHLCSERCNGPFVKVNCAAIPENLIEAEMFGYVGGAFTGAAKAGKPGRLELADGGTLFLDEIGDMPLTLQSKLLRVLQDREFERLGSTKSIKVNVRILAATNKDLNIAISEGEFRADLYYRLNVINLHLPPLRERPDDIMPLIHFFIAKFNHILKGNVRGMDDEAMKMLLNYSWPGNVRELENVVERAVNYTRSGLIQLNHLPEQILNKSFSGNQAAPGRIRHQDKIGRIERDMIIVALEKAGGNKTKAAKLLNLSRSRLYDKLEKYNLR, from the coding sequence ATGCTCCTTCAAGATGGTACCAATACCCGAATTTCGTATTTAAATTTAGGCGACAGGATTGCTAAAGCTGTGCGTATCTTCATGGATCTGAAGATTGCTATTATCCCCGTTTTAGATGAGGAAGGCGGTCTATTGAGTGTATTTAGCAGGAGTAGTCTTTATCGGGCCATTCTGGATGGTGCTAGCCATAAAGACAAAATTGATCCTTATCTAATTAAAGAAGTGATCACTGTTTCCGACGATATTCCAGATGATCAGTTAGCTGAATTCATCAAAGCAAGTCCGGTTGGTTCCGTTCCAGTCGTCAACGGAGAAGGAAAAGTCGTTGGTCTTTTATGTAAAGCCAATATGGTAATGACTTTATTCCGCCATTCAGAATTACTGAATGTACAGCTGAAAGCTATTTTGGATTCCATGCATAACGGCGTTATCGCCGTTGACAGTCAAGGGCTAGTTACCCATGTAAATATAGGAGCCCGAAGAATATTGGGACTGAAAGCGGATACCTCCCTCGGCCAACCCTTTAGAAATTTATTGCCTAATCTGGACTTAACCTCCTCTCTTAGTCACGGAGAGGTTAAAATTGGGCTGAAGTATAAGCATCGCAACATAACTATGGTTGTGAATATCACCCCATTAAATATTGGCGGTAATATCGCAGGAGGAATTGTCATCTTCCAGGACCTGACGGACCTGGAACAAGCAGCCAAAGAATTGGAAACAGTTAAGGCTTTAAATAAAACCTTTGATACAGTGCTGAATATTATCCGAGACGGAATCATTGTGATCGATGAAAGAGGCAAAACGACGCTGGTTAATCAAGCCATGGCCGACTTTTTAGCCTTACATCCTCAAGAAGTTATTGGCAAGCATATTACGGATATTATGGAGAAAAGCAGGCTGCACATTGTGGCCAACACAGGTGTTCTGGAAACAAGTGACGTTCTGACAATTGGCGGCAAGCCATTAATTGTTTCCCGTTTACCTATTATAAGGGAAGGAAAAGTTGTTGGCGCTGTAGGGAAAGCGGTATTTCCTCAACTCGCTGAAGTGCGAGAACTGGCAGAAAAAATACGGTTATTAGAAAATAAAGTAACATTTTTCCAAGAAGAATTGCAAAAAAACAAAACTGCTCAAGACGTTTTAAAGGGTATTATTGCCGAAAGCCCTGAAATGAAAAAAATAAAGGACGAGATAGCCATTGTGGCTTCAAGCAGTTCGACTGTGCTGATTACAGGAGAGAGTGGGACCGGGAAAGAGGGAGTGGCTCACGCTGTTCATCTCTGCAGTGAGCGATGCAACGGACCTTTTGTCAAGGTAAATTGTGCTGCTATACCGGAAAACCTGATTGAAGCGGAAATGTTCGGTTATGTAGGAGGCGCCTTTACAGGTGCAGCAAAAGCGGGTAAACCAGGACGCTTAGAGCTGGCCGATGGTGGAACCCTCTTTTTAGATGAAATTGGAGACATGCCTCTAACTTTGCAATCTAAGTTATTGAGAGTGCTGCAAGACCGTGAATTCGAACGGTTAGGCAGTACAAAAAGTATTAAAGTTAATGTCCGTATTCTAGCGGCTACCAATAAAGACCTTAATATAGCAATTTCTGAGGGAGAGTTCCGAGCAGATTTGTATTACCGGTTAAATGTTATTAACCTGCATTTACCGCCGCTTCGGGAACGACCGGATGATATTATGCCTTTGATTCACTTTTTCATCGCTAAATTTAACCATATTCTCAAAGGCAATGTCAGAGGTATGGATGATGAGGCTATGAAGATGCTATTAAACTATTCATGGCCGGGAAATGTCCGTGAGTTGGAAAATGTTGTGGAGAGGGCAGTTAACTATACCCGCAGTGGCCTGATACAATTAAACCACTTGCCAGAGCAAATACTTAACAAAAGCTTTTCGGGAAACCAGGCAGCTCCAGGTAGAATTCGCCACCAGGATAAGATCGGTCGTATTGAACGGGATATGATTATCGTAGCCCTGGAAAAGGCTGGAGGCAATAAGACAAAAGCAGCCAAACTCTTAAATCTTAGCAGGTCTCGACTTTATGACAAATTAGAAAAATATAATCTAAGATAA
- a CDS encoding carboxymuconolactone decarboxylase family protein has product MALPVFLKFLETNDPDFAQAIEKVFTSAMSPGALDQKTKLLIALALDAAHGAGQGVASIAHQLREQGTTDAEIAEALRLAYFAFGNSILATSSAAFPGKHD; this is encoded by the coding sequence ATGGCATTACCCGTCTTTTTAAAATTTCTAGAAACAAATGATCCGGATTTCGCCCAAGCAATTGAAAAAGTTTTTACTTCTGCAATGTCGCCAGGTGCTCTAGATCAAAAAACCAAGCTATTAATTGCCTTAGCTTTAGATGCTGCCCATGGAGCAGGCCAGGGGGTTGCTTCGATAGCTCATCAATTACGGGAACAAGGAACTACTGATGCAGAAATTGCCGAGGCCTTGCGACTTGCCTATTTTGCTTTTGGCAACTCCATTTTAGCAACATCTTCTGCAGCCTTTCCCGGGAAACATGACTAA